Proteins encoded within one genomic window of Polaribacter sp. NJDZ03:
- a CDS encoding universal stress protein, translating into MKNILLPTDFSDNSWNAIQYAIQLLKDEKCNFFIMNTYTPVIYDVEYMNPDVEGFNLIDVVKNTSEIELNKLQQKIESQFKNPNHTYRKIASFNTLTNEIEELHKKHVMDLIVMGTKGATGLTEILFGSNTVHIIKNAKCPVLAIPSNYAFEAPNEILFPSDYEVSFNEKQVEQIVDIALSNNSKVNIINTNYGDDLSKNQLENQQKLNKILKNVTHLFYSVSNQSVTGAISEFQLKMRINLLVMINNKHSFFENLFFKSTISQIGFHLNVPFLVIPSGEKTN; encoded by the coding sequence ATGAAAAATATACTTTTACCTACAGATTTTTCCGATAATTCATGGAATGCAATTCAATATGCAATTCAATTGTTGAAGGATGAAAAATGTAATTTTTTTATAATGAATACGTATACACCAGTAATTTATGATGTAGAGTATATGAACCCAGATGTTGAAGGTTTTAATTTAATTGATGTAGTAAAAAACACATCAGAGATAGAACTTAATAAACTTCAACAAAAAATTGAAAGTCAATTTAAAAACCCAAATCACACGTATCGTAAAATAGCTTCATTTAATACTTTAACAAATGAGATAGAAGAGTTGCATAAAAAACATGTAATGGATCTTATTGTAATGGGAACTAAAGGAGCAACGGGTTTAACAGAAATTTTATTTGGCTCTAACACCGTGCATATTATTAAAAATGCAAAATGCCCCGTGTTGGCAATACCAAGTAATTATGCTTTTGAAGCTCCTAATGAAATATTATTTCCTTCGGATTATGAAGTTTCTTTTAATGAAAAACAAGTAGAACAAATTGTAGATATTGCCCTTTCTAATAATTCTAAAGTAAATATTATAAACACTAATTATGGCGATGATTTATCTAAAAATCAATTAGAAAATCAACAAAAATTAAATAAAATATTAAAAAATGTTACCCATTTATTTTATAGTGTAAGCAACCAAAGTGTAACAGGAGCAATTTCTGAATTTCAATTAAAAATGCGAATTAATCTATTAGTTATGATTAATAATAAGCATTCTTTTTTCGAAAATCTATTTTTTAAATCAACAATTAGTCAAATAGGTTTTCATCTAAATGTACCCTTCTTAGTAATTCCTTCAGGAGAAAAAACAAACTAA
- a CDS encoding universal stress protein, with the protein MKAILLPTDFSDNSWNAIEYALNFYKHTTCHFYLLHVNRLNNVVIDDYLYDDTQEIVIDVNVENAKKQLKELQQKIAINFNNNKNHKFYTLTDDNFFIESIRQHVDKKKIDVIVMGTKGASGFPGYITGSNTGDVITKVKCTTLVVPENATFKKIEEVAFPTDFSLCNELQILEPITEILEEKKSSLRVLNISKKVTALNEDQQKSKELLEDYLYNYIHSFHFLTNKKVEDAVQCFVNSRNIDMIVMVAKNLNYFQQILFHTKVTEISYHTDVPFLVLHE; encoded by the coding sequence ATGAAAGCTATTTTACTCCCTACAGATTTTTCAGACAATTCTTGGAATGCTATTGAGTATGCTTTAAACTTTTATAAGCACACTACGTGCCATTTTTATTTGTTACATGTTAATCGATTAAATAACGTTGTAATAGACGATTATTTATATGATGATACGCAAGAAATTGTAATAGATGTAAATGTAGAAAATGCAAAAAAACAACTAAAAGAACTTCAGCAAAAAATAGCAATAAATTTTAATAATAACAAAAATCATAAATTTTATACTTTAACAGACGATAATTTTTTTATAGAATCTATAAGACAGCATGTAGATAAAAAAAAAATAGATGTTATTGTTATGGGTACAAAAGGAGCTAGTGGTTTTCCGGGCTATATTACTGGGAGTAATACGGGAGATGTTATTACAAAGGTAAAGTGTACAACTTTAGTTGTGCCAGAAAATGCTACATTTAAGAAAATTGAAGAGGTTGCGTTTCCTACCGACTTTTCATTATGTAATGAATTACAGATATTAGAGCCGATAACAGAAATTTTAGAAGAAAAAAAATCGTCTTTACGGGTTTTAAATATCAGTAAAAAAGTGACTGCTTTAAATGAAGATCAGCAAAAAAGTAAAGAATTATTAGAAGATTACCTCTATAATTACATACATAGTTTTCATTTTTTAACAAATAAAAAAGTAGAAGATGCTGTGCAATGTTTTGTAAATAGTAGAAATATAGATATGATTGTTATGGTGGCAAAAAACCTTAATTATTTTCAGCAAATATTATTTCATACCAAAGTAACGGAAATAAGCTATCATACCGATGTTCCTTTTTTAGTACTGCATGAATAA
- the raiA gene encoding ribosome-associated translation inhibitor RaiA produces MKMDIQFVNMSTSETMEAYTENKLDGLVKKFETIIKANVFFKKENDSKNKGVICEIELSAPGPRLFASSNEKNYELAVKNTISDLEKQLNKRKAITKPYL; encoded by the coding sequence ATGAAAATGGATATTCAATTTGTTAACATGTCTACAAGTGAAACGATGGAAGCTTATACTGAAAATAAGCTAGATGGTTTGGTTAAAAAATTCGAAACAATTATTAAAGCAAATGTGTTTTTTAAAAAAGAAAACGATTCTAAAAACAAAGGTGTAATTTGTGAAATAGAATTAAGTGCACCAGGACCAAGATTATTTGCTTCTTCTAATGAAAAAAATTATGAACTTGCTGTTAAAAACACCATTTCAGATTTAGAAAAACAATTAAATAAGAGAAAAGCAATTACAAAACCTTATTTGTAA